In the Vicinamibacterales bacterium genome, one interval contains:
- a CDS encoding UvrD-helicase domain-containing protein, with translation MHQTLADAGARHAIATALDQTLVVEAAAGTGKTTELVRRIVRILATRRARVDGIVAVTFTEKAAGELKLRLREALDVARNDAPEDERDALNDALQSLEEAHVSTIHGFCAELLRERPVEARVDPLFAVLTESQAERLFAQAFGAWIQAQLREPPEGVRRALRRSIWQGFGAAVREDTPIDRLERAAWELAQWRDFTAPWTRPPFDRDRDVDRLIDELHAFAGLTDQPSYAKDTLFLDTAAARHLSAEIAIQQEGTADYDGWEARLVDLSRDRSFSRARHGRGPGYKQGVSRQRVIDAYDALKPKLDQFRLDADADLAAALQRELAGAIAGYEALKARAGALDFLDLLLKARDLVAGNAGVRRGFQARFSHIFVDEFQDTDPLQAEILLLLSSADPAQDDWRQVTPVPGRLFIVGDPKQSIYRFRRADVGIYRDVCERLAACGARPVQLTTSFRGVPEIQACVNAAFAPVMTGDAFTLQAHYVPLDRYRPGHKGQPAVVALPVPEPYGTRNMSALKIEASLPDAVGAFVEWLTGESGWKIDGRRIQARDVCILFRRFLSFGDDVTQPYVRALEARGVHHVLVGGKTFHDREEVETIRAALSAIEWPDDELAVFAALRGALFAVGDEELLEWKQRFGAFHPFRIPGLDDRGPNAAHLQPIVESLHLLQRLHRRRNYRPVADTIQELLDATRAHVGIVLRSAGEQALANVFHVAELAREYEAGGGLSFRGFVDELRLAAETAAAGEAPILEEGSDGVRMMTVHKAKGLEFPVVVLADLTCKLARAEAGRWLDPERNLCALKIGGWSPIDLLLHDAEEAARDRAESQRLTYVAATRARDLLVVPAIGDAPYEGGWLDPLVPAIYPPESARRQPSRAPGVPVFTSRDTVLVRPDGDPATPHTVAPGTYVLAPAHPAPGTPYPVTWWDPRALRLGATSSFGLKRDDLIVKDGDMFAVDERLAAYERWREARAQTLTDASRPTVKFQTATAWAAEAASSGLDLAMLDGAGADDVRLIQLPGAADRPRGAAFGTLVHAVLATVALDASDESIGRTAQTQARIINASASDAAAAANVVAAVLRHDLLGRVRASASVMRETPVSWVNEDGTLIEGVLDLAFEEGDTTFVVDFKTDHELSTGEMRYRAQLRQYVQAVARATGRRASGILFRV, from the coding sequence ATGCACCAGACACTTGCAGACGCCGGCGCGCGCCACGCCATCGCCACCGCGCTCGACCAGACGCTCGTCGTCGAAGCCGCGGCGGGCACCGGCAAGACGACCGAGCTGGTCAGGCGCATCGTCCGCATCCTGGCCACCCGCCGCGCCAGGGTGGACGGCATCGTCGCGGTGACCTTCACCGAAAAGGCGGCGGGCGAGCTGAAGCTGCGGCTGCGCGAGGCGCTCGACGTGGCGCGGAACGACGCGCCGGAGGACGAGCGCGATGCGCTGAACGATGCGCTGCAGTCGCTCGAGGAAGCGCACGTGAGCACGATCCACGGCTTCTGCGCCGAGCTGCTGCGCGAGCGCCCGGTCGAAGCCCGCGTCGACCCGCTGTTCGCGGTGCTCACCGAATCGCAGGCGGAGCGGCTGTTCGCGCAGGCCTTCGGCGCCTGGATCCAGGCGCAGCTGCGCGAACCGCCCGAGGGGGTCCGCCGCGCGCTGCGGCGGTCGATCTGGCAGGGCTTCGGCGCCGCGGTGCGCGAAGACACGCCGATCGATCGCCTCGAGCGCGCCGCCTGGGAGCTGGCGCAGTGGCGCGACTTCACCGCGCCGTGGACGCGTCCGCCGTTCGACCGCGATCGCGACGTCGATCGGCTGATCGACGAGCTGCACGCCTTCGCCGGTCTCACCGACCAGCCGTCCTACGCGAAGGACACGCTCTTCCTCGACACTGCCGCGGCGCGGCACCTGTCGGCGGAGATCGCGATCCAGCAGGAGGGGACGGCGGACTACGACGGGTGGGAAGCGAGGCTGGTGGACCTCTCGCGCGACCGCAGCTTCTCCCGCGCGCGCCACGGCCGCGGCCCCGGATACAAGCAGGGCGTCTCGCGCCAGCGCGTCATCGACGCCTACGATGCGCTGAAGCCGAAGCTGGATCAGTTCCGTCTCGATGCCGACGCGGATCTCGCCGCCGCGCTGCAGCGGGAGCTGGCCGGCGCGATCGCCGGTTACGAAGCGCTCAAGGCGAGGGCGGGGGCGCTGGATTTCCTCGACCTGCTGCTCAAGGCGCGCGACCTCGTGGCCGGCAACGCCGGCGTGCGCCGCGGGTTCCAGGCGCGCTTCAGTCACATCTTCGTCGACGAGTTCCAGGACACCGATCCGCTGCAGGCGGAGATCCTGCTGCTGCTCTCGTCGGCCGATCCGGCCCAGGACGACTGGCGGCAGGTCACGCCCGTACCGGGGCGCCTGTTCATCGTCGGCGATCCGAAGCAGTCGATCTACCGGTTCCGGCGCGCCGACGTCGGCATCTATCGCGACGTCTGCGAGCGGCTGGCCGCCTGCGGCGCGCGGCCGGTGCAGCTCACGACGAGCTTCCGCGGCGTGCCGGAGATCCAGGCATGCGTGAACGCCGCCTTCGCGCCGGTGATGACGGGCGACGCGTTCACCCTGCAGGCTCACTACGTGCCGCTCGACCGGTATCGTCCCGGTCACAAGGGGCAGCCCGCGGTCGTCGCGCTGCCGGTGCCCGAGCCGTACGGGACGCGGAACATGTCGGCGCTCAAGATCGAAGCCTCGCTGCCGGACGCGGTCGGCGCCTTCGTCGAGTGGCTGACTGGCGAAAGCGGCTGGAAGATCGACGGACGGCGAATCCAGGCGCGCGACGTGTGCATCCTCTTCCGCCGCTTTCTCAGCTTCGGTGACGACGTGACGCAGCCGTACGTCCGCGCGCTCGAGGCGCGAGGCGTGCACCACGTGCTCGTCGGCGGCAAGACCTTCCACGATCGCGAGGAGGTGGAAACGATCCGCGCCGCGTTGTCGGCGATCGAGTGGCCCGACGACGAGCTGGCGGTGTTCGCGGCGCTGCGCGGCGCGCTGTTCGCCGTCGGCGACGAAGAGCTGCTCGAATGGAAGCAGCGCTTCGGCGCGTTCCATCCGTTCCGGATTCCCGGCCTCGACGATCGCGGCCCGAACGCCGCCCACCTGCAGCCGATCGTCGAGAGCCTGCACCTGCTGCAGCGTCTGCACCGCCGGCGCAACTACCGTCCGGTCGCGGACACGATTCAGGAGCTGCTCGACGCCACCCGCGCGCACGTGGGCATCGTGCTGCGCAGCGCCGGAGAGCAGGCCCTGGCCAACGTGTTCCACGTCGCCGAGCTGGCGCGCGAGTACGAAGCGGGCGGCGGCCTGTCGTTCCGCGGGTTCGTCGACGAGCTGCGCCTGGCGGCGGAGACCGCGGCGGCCGGGGAAGCGCCGATCCTCGAGGAGGGCAGCGACGGCGTCCGCATGATGACCGTGCACAAAGCCAAGGGGCTCGAGTTTCCGGTCGTCGTGCTCGCGGATCTCACCTGCAAGCTGGCGCGCGCCGAAGCCGGCCGCTGGCTCGATCCCGAGCGCAATCTGTGCGCGCTCAAGATCGGCGGCTGGTCGCCGATCGACCTGCTGCTGCACGATGCCGAGGAAGCGGCGCGCGATCGCGCCGAATCGCAGCGCCTGACCTACGTCGCCGCGACTCGCGCGCGCGACCTCCTGGTCGTCCCCGCGATCGGCGACGCGCCGTACGAAGGCGGCTGGCTCGATCCGCTCGTCCCCGCAATCTACCCGCCCGAGTCCGCCCGCCGCCAGCCCTCCCGCGCCCCCGGCGTGCCGGTGTTCACGTCCAGGGACACCGTGCTCGTCCGTCCCGACGGCGATCCCGCCACGCCCCACACCGTCGCCCCCGGCACCTACGTCCTGGCACCCGCGCACCCGGCGCCCGGCACCCCGTACCCGGTGACCTGGTGGGATCCGCGCGCGCTGCGGCTGGGGGCGACGTCGTCATTCGGCCTCAAACGCGACGACCTGATCGTGAAGGACGGCGACATGTTCGCCGTCGACGAGCGGCTTGCCGCGTACGAGCGCTGGCGTGAGGCGCGCGCGCAGACGCTGACGGACGCGTCCCGGCCGACGGTGAAGTTTCAGACGGCGACCGCATGGGCCGCCGAGGCGGCGAGCAGCGGGCTCGACCTGGCGATGCTCGACGGAGCGGGCGCGGACGACGTCCGGCTGATTCAGCTGCCGGGCGCAGCCGACCGTCCGCGCGGCGCCGCCTTCGGCACGCTGGTGCACGCCGTCCTCGCCACGGTCGCGCTCGACGCGAGCGATGAATCGATCGGACGCACGGCGCAGACGCAGGCGCGCATCATCAACGCGTCCGCGTCCGACGCCGCCGCCGCCGCCAATGTCGTCGCCGCCGTGCTCCGTCACGATCTCCTCGGCCGGGTCCGCGCCTCCGCGTCGGTGATGCGCGAAACGCCGGTGTCATGGGTGAACGAGGACGGGACGTTGATCGAAGGGGTGCTCGACCTCGCGTTCGAGGAAGGGGACACCACCTTCGTCGTCGACTTCAAGACCGATCACGAGCTGTCTACCGGGGAGATGCGCTACCGCGCGCAGCTGCGGCAGTACGTGCAGGCGGTGGCGCGCGCGACCGGGCGCCGCGCGTCGGGCATTCTCTTTCGCGTCTAG
- a CDS encoding YhcH/YjgK/YiaL family protein: protein MIIDAGAFCHRYAPLHPLFARAFRFLADADLRSFAPGRHPVDGDRLYLSIDHVQGRGRDGARLEAHRRYIDIQYTIDGAEEIGWMPLANCGALASPFDDARDVGFFDMRPTTWLAVPAGTFVVFFPQDAHAPLAGRGPLKKAIMKVAVD from the coding sequence ATGATCATTGACGCGGGCGCGTTCTGCCACCGCTACGCGCCCCTCCACCCGCTCTTCGCCCGCGCCTTCCGCTTTCTCGCCGACGCCGATCTGCGGTCGTTCGCGCCGGGACGCCATCCCGTCGACGGCGACCGTCTCTACCTCTCGATCGATCACGTGCAGGGACGCGGCCGCGACGGCGCGCGGCTCGAGGCGCACCGGCGCTACATCGACATCCAGTACACCATCGACGGCGCGGAAGAGATCGGCTGGATGCCGCTGGCGAACTGCGGTGCCCTGGCGTCGCCGTTCGACGACGCCAGGGACGTCGGATTCTTCGACATGCGGCCGACCACCTGGCTGGCCGTTCCGGCGGGAACCTTCGTCGTCTTTTTCCCGCAGGACGCCCACGCGCCGCTGGCGGGGCGCGGCCCGCTGAAGAAGGCGATCATGAAGGTCGCGGTGGACTAG